ACGCTTAGTAAATGACCGATGCCAACTCGGTTACGAGCGGAAATCTTAACTACAGGTACACCGAGTGATTTTGCTAATTTCTTTTCATCGATAACGATGCCTTTTTTCTCAGCTTCATCAATTAAGTTAATACAAATGACTACGTTTCTCGTCATTTCCATCACTTGAAGTGCTAAATTTAAATTTCTCTCCATAGCAGTTGCATCTATAACAACTACAGTTACTTCTGGTTTTTCAAATATAATATAATCTCTTGCTACTTCTTCATCTGCAGAGTTTGAATATAGTGAGTAAGTTCCAGGTAAATCTATTAATGTATATTTACTTCCGTTATGTTCATATTCCCCTTCAGCTTTTAAAACAGTTTTTCCCGTCCAGTTTCCAGTATGTTGTTTTAAGCCTGTTAAAGTATTAAATAATGTACTTTTCCCGGTATTCGGGTTACCAGCTAAAGCAATACGATGTTTGCTCATCTGAAATCATCTCCTATTAATACCCCGAAAATAAGGGAACTTTCTTCTTTGCGTAGTGCAATAGTTGTGTTGCTTACTTGATAAGCGACCGGATCTCCGAGTGGACTGCGCTGTAATACTTTAATTGTTGCCCCAGGGATAAATCCTAAATCTAATAAACGTCGTTTCATAGTTCCTTCTAATTGTATCTTCTCAATTTCTACAAACTCTCCTGTTCTAAATTCGGAAAGTGGTTTTGTATTAGCCGATACCATAAAAGTTACCTCATCTCTATATTTTTAGTTGGAGTTTAAAAAGTTTCCTTAGGTAAACTTTTTGTTAGTAATATAGTAGACTACATTGGATGATGCTGTCAATTGGTACTTTAAAAATATTCATTTATTTTTAGAATTGTTCCAATTTATTTAGTTGTACTAAAAAATATTACTGAAATTCTGTGTAATGTACATAAATTAGGCGCGTAAAAGTAACGAAATACAGTGGAATTGTAAATGTAACTTTAACTAAGAGGGAAAAAGAGCGAAAAATATTTACATTGAATTTACATTGTTAAGAATAAATTTACATTACGGCTTAATTAGTGTGGATTTTGTTGGATTCTTTAACTATAAATGTTGGGATTCCTAGTTTTTAAGGATTATTATCGTCATTTACTTAAAATTAAAAATTGCTTAACACTCACATAATATTATTGTCCTACAATGAATTTGTGTTCGAAAGAAGTAGACAAATGTGAAAAGTGATAATCCAAATGGGGGTACAAGACATGGTTATGAAAAAGGGTATTAAATTTTCTTTAGCAGCTTTAGTGGTAGCGGGTTCATTAGTGGGATGTGGAAAAGCGGAAGAGACATCAGGTAAAGATGCTAAAGGAAGCGATAATGCAAAACAAGAATTGTCAGGTACGATAGCAGCTGCAGGCTCTACAGCACTTCAACCTCTTGCAGAGGAAGCTGGAAAGAAATTTATGGAGAAAAATTCAAACGTTTCTATTCAAGTGCAAGGTGGCGGTAGTGGAACTGGAATTAACCAAGTAGCTTCTGGTGCAGTCCAAATTGGTAACTCAGATGTTCCATCTGCAGATAAAATAAAAGATGCTGATAAGGCGAAAGAATTAGTAGATAACAAGGTAGCGGGTATTGCATTCGCACTTGTCGTAAATAAAGATGTAAAAGTTGATAATTTAACAGTACAACAAGTACAAGATATTTTTACTGGAAAAGTAACAAACTGGAAAGAAGTAGGCGGGAAAGATGAAAAAATCAACGTAATTAATCGTCCAGCTTCTTCTGGTACACGTGCTACATTTGAAAAAACAATTATGAAAGACGCGAAAATTAATGATGGAACTGGTACTACACAAGATTCTAACGGTGCAGTAGAGCAAGCGATTAACTCTACTCCAGGTTCAGTAAGTTATTTAGCAATGTCTTATATGGTTGGCGAGAAAAAAGGTGCGCTACAAACAGTGAAAATTGATGGTGCTGAACCAAAAGTTGAAAACATTGCGTCTGGTAAATATCCATTCTGGTCTTACGAGTACATGGTAACGAAAGGTGAGGCAAAAGAAGCAACAAAAGCTTACATTGACTACGTAAAAGGTAAAGATTTTGAAAAGCAAGTAGAAGATATGGGTTATATTCCAATGTCTAAATTAAATAAGTAATAAAATTTATGGGGCTGGCTGCAAGGCCAGTCCTGTTCATTTCAATTTATGAAGTGGGGTCTGTCCTGTGATGAAGGGGAAAAAACAAATTAATTACGT
This Bacillus paramycoides DNA region includes the following protein-coding sequences:
- a CDS encoding FeoB small GTPase domain-containing protein, producing MSKHRIALAGNPNTGKSTLFNTLTGLKQHTGNWTGKTVLKAEGEYEHNGSKYTLIDLPGTYSLYSNSADEEVARDYIIFEKPEVTVVVIDATAMERNLNLALQVMEMTRNVVICINLIDEAEKKGIVIDEKKLAKSLGVPVVKISARNRVGIGHLLSVIAKVANKKLIPTPIKISYSEKIENMIQELEPKIYKVFGDTYPARWIALRILDGDKNFLTTLQKHHNEPLVREVVINGISLSQ
- a CDS encoding FeoA family protein; this translates as MVSANTKPLSEFRTGEFVEIEKIQLEGTMKRRLLDLGFIPGATIKVLQRSPLGDPVAYQVSNTTIALRKEESSLIFGVLIGDDFR
- a CDS encoding phosphate ABC transporter substrate-binding protein PstS — protein: MVMKKGIKFSLAALVVAGSLVGCGKAEETSGKDAKGSDNAKQELSGTIAAAGSTALQPLAEEAGKKFMEKNSNVSIQVQGGGSGTGINQVASGAVQIGNSDVPSADKIKDADKAKELVDNKVAGIAFALVVNKDVKVDNLTVQQVQDIFTGKVTNWKEVGGKDEKINVINRPASSGTRATFEKTIMKDAKINDGTGTTQDSNGAVEQAINSTPGSVSYLAMSYMVGEKKGALQTVKIDGAEPKVENIASGKYPFWSYEYMVTKGEAKEATKAYIDYVKGKDFEKQVEDMGYIPMSKLNK